In Haladaptatus cibarius D43, the sequence CAATCATCATGACGTGGCGGCGCTGTTTGGCCGCTTTCATCACCACGTCGCGGGCGTGGTCTTGCCCAATGACTTGGTCAACCAATCGGTCGGGAATTTCGACTTCTTCCGTGCTTTCTATCTCCAACCCACCAAGCAAGTTGTCTTCCGAAACATCGTCGGCAACCTCGGCATCCACATCGCTCCCGAGGCTATCGATCTCCTGCTCTGTTTCCTGCTCCGGCGGTGGAGCTTCGGTGTCGTTACTCATAGAATTCGTTCAGTGTGATTCAAACGAAGGCTGGCGAACTGATATACTTTCTCCCTTCGTCTGTGTGTTCCTGTCTCTCACGAACCCGCGGAAACGCACGAAATACGGCCGTTCGTCCCGGACGCAACTCGTCACTCTTATAAAAACGCTGCCCGACGAATCCATCATGACCCGCGGGTTCTACATCGGGCGCTTTCAACCCTACCACAACGGCCATCACAGCGTGGTCGAGACGATTTCCGAAGAAGTGGACGAACTCGTCCTCGGCATCGGAAGCGCCGGGGACTCACACACCCGGCACGACCCGTTTACGGCTGGCGAACGAATCATGATGATTACCAAATCCCTCGTGGACTCCGACCTCGTTACCTACGCGGTTCCAATCGAGGACTTGGACAGAAACTCGGTCTGGGTGAGTCACGTCCAAAGCATGAGTCCGGAGTTCGACGTGGCCTACTCGAACAATCCCCTCGTCATCCAACTGTTCAAAGAGGCTGGCGTCGAAGTTCGCCAATCACCGATGTTCAATCGGGACGTGCTCGAAGGGACAGAAGTCCGCGACCGAATGGTAGAAGGCGGCGATTGGGAGAAACTCGTCCCCGAGCCTGTCACCGAAGTCATTGAGGAAAGCGGCGGCATCCAGCGCATCCAGCGCGTCAGCCAGACCGACTCGAACGGCGTATGATTACGCTCTCGTCAGATTTCGGTACGCCGTATCCAGCGGCGATGAAAGGTGTCCTCTGCCAGCACAGCGACGCCCGCCTCGTAGACGTGGCTCATGACTTCCCACGGCAGGACGTTCGCGCCACGGCGTTCTGGCTCCGCGAAGTGCTTCCGTACTTTCCGCCAGCAGTCCACCTCGTCGTCGTTGACCCCGGTGTCGGCACCG encodes:
- a CDS encoding nicotinamide-nucleotide adenylyltransferase, which translates into the protein MTRGFYIGRFQPYHNGHHSVVETISEEVDELVLGIGSAGDSHTRHDPFTAGERIMMITKSLVDSDLVTYAVPIEDLDRNSVWVSHVQSMSPEFDVAYSNNPLVIQLFKEAGVEVRQSPMFNRDVLEGTEVRDRMVEGGDWEKLVPEPVTEVIEESGGIQRIQRVSQTDSNGV